The proteins below are encoded in one region of Amycolatopsis magusensis:
- a CDS encoding serine hydrolase domain-containing protein: protein MRTRLGALLAIAAVTMAGMTSSVVAAEGEAVAGRFDRPQLGFAPPGTTLRPATPEEAGLDPAPLVAAEQKIDAWTRPDSTGHPLFAGAVGVQIHDGMIVNTHTAGSALRYADGAGTELPAGQQVPMRMDTIFDLASISKLFTSLAVMQLIEAGQVRVDEPVATYLPEFGVNGKAGISVGQLLTHTSGLEPFLPLWRDWPDKAARVKAVMDVKPMYEPGSTYKYSDLNLITLGVLVERLTGQPLDARVRERITEPLGMVDTGYNPPAEKLDRVAATEFMAVPDRGMIRGQVHDENAWSLGGVAGHAGVFSTAADLSRLGQAILNGGAYDGQRILREDSVRQMLTDYNQAFPGNAHGLGFELDQLWYMGGLTSPATAGHTGFTGTSLVIDPTSRSIAILLTNRVHPTRTWGSINIARETWATGLARSLAVPPKHGPDAWFTEIGNLSTATLTTKPLTLGSRPLRVTFDAFVDTEPTDQLVLESTVDGTSWQPVSLRAVGPGAPGGEVTALSGTGHRSWWAVSALVRPSEIVALRWRYTTDKAYTARGVLLDGVKAVVSGNAVLDLERAPEAVTPERWQLRSR from the coding sequence ATGCGGACCAGGCTCGGCGCGCTGCTCGCGATCGCGGCGGTCACCATGGCAGGCATGACTTCGAGCGTGGTCGCCGCGGAGGGCGAGGCGGTGGCCGGCCGGTTCGACCGGCCGCAGCTGGGCTTCGCCCCGCCGGGCACCACCCTGCGCCCGGCCACGCCCGAGGAGGCCGGGCTCGACCCGGCGCCGCTGGTGGCCGCCGAGCAGAAGATCGACGCCTGGACGCGGCCGGACAGCACCGGGCACCCGTTGTTCGCCGGCGCGGTCGGCGTGCAGATCCACGACGGGATGATCGTCAACACGCACACGGCCGGGTCCGCGCTGCGCTACGCCGACGGCGCCGGTACCGAGCTGCCCGCCGGGCAGCAGGTGCCGATGCGGATGGACACCATCTTCGACCTGGCGTCGATCTCGAAGCTGTTCACCTCGCTCGCGGTGATGCAGCTGATCGAGGCCGGGCAGGTCCGGGTCGACGAGCCGGTGGCCACCTACCTGCCGGAGTTCGGCGTGAACGGCAAGGCGGGGATCTCCGTCGGGCAGCTGCTCACGCACACCTCCGGGCTGGAGCCGTTCCTGCCACTGTGGCGCGACTGGCCGGACAAGGCCGCGCGCGTCAAGGCGGTCATGGACGTCAAGCCGATGTACGAGCCGGGCAGCACCTACAAGTACTCCGACCTGAACCTGATCACGCTCGGCGTGCTGGTCGAGCGGCTCACCGGGCAGCCGCTGGACGCGCGGGTGCGCGAGCGCATCACCGAGCCGCTGGGCATGGTGGACACCGGGTACAACCCGCCCGCGGAGAAGCTCGACCGGGTCGCCGCGACGGAGTTCATGGCCGTGCCGGACCGCGGCATGATCCGCGGCCAGGTGCACGACGAGAACGCCTGGTCGCTCGGCGGCGTCGCCGGGCACGCCGGGGTGTTCTCCACCGCCGCCGACCTGTCCCGGCTCGGGCAGGCGATCCTCAACGGCGGGGCCTACGACGGGCAGCGGATCCTGCGCGAGGACAGCGTCCGCCAGATGCTCACCGACTACAACCAGGCTTTCCCAGGCAACGCCCACGGGCTCGGCTTCGAGCTGGACCAGCTCTGGTACATGGGCGGCCTGACCTCGCCGGCCACCGCGGGGCACACCGGGTTCACCGGTACCTCGCTGGTCATCGACCCGACCTCGCGCTCGATCGCCATCCTGCTGACCAACCGGGTGCACCCGACCCGGACCTGGGGCTCGATCAACATCGCCAGGGAGACCTGGGCCACCGGGCTGGCGCGCTCGCTCGCGGTGCCCCCCAAGCACGGCCCTGACGCGTGGTTCACCGAAATCGGCAACCTCTCCACGGCCACCCTCACCACGAAACCGCTCACGCTCGGTAGCCGCCCACTGCGGGTGACCTTCGACGCCTTCGTGGACACCGAACCGACCGATCAGCTCGTGCTGGAGTCCACGGTGGACGGGACAAGCTGGCAGCCGGTGTCACTCCGGGCGGTCGGCCCGGGCGCGCCCGGCGGGGAGGTCACGGCGCTGTCGGGCACCGGACACCGATCTTGGTGGGCCGTCAGCGCACTGGTGCGCCCGAGTGAAATTGTGGCCCTGCGCTGGCGTTACACCACCGACAAGGCGTACACGGCCCGGGGCGTGCTCTTGGACGGCGTTAAGGCCGTTGTGTCCGGTAATGCCGTCCTCGACCTGGAACGCGCGCCGGAAGCTGTAACGCCGGAGAGATGGCAGTTGCGTAGTCGTTGA
- a CDS encoding MurR/RpiR family transcriptional regulator, whose translation MTSPESAADSTPETPAVVRESEASPLVRIRSLLPGLARAEQRVAKVVLDDPSNVARRSITEVALAANTSETTVTRFCKAIGVGGYPQLRIALAADTARSEAHSSRNLGGEIGPDDDLAAVIGKVSFADARAVEETADQLDVAALQRVIELIAGAGRVDVYGVGASAFVAADLQQKLHRIGRVSFAWSDTHIMLTSAAVLKPGDVAVGISHTGATTDTVEALRVAREHGAITVALTNFPRSPITEVADHVLTTAARETTFRSGATASRIAQLTVIDCMFIGVAQRHMDAAVSALDATRDAVGHHRLGVRPDGRRRPRETGK comes from the coding sequence GTGACCAGCCCTGAGTCCGCCGCGGACTCCACCCCGGAAACGCCCGCCGTCGTGCGGGAGTCCGAAGCCAGCCCGCTGGTCCGGATCCGGTCGCTGCTGCCCGGTCTGGCCAGGGCGGAGCAGCGCGTGGCCAAAGTCGTCCTCGACGACCCCTCCAACGTCGCCAGACGCAGCATCACCGAGGTCGCGCTGGCCGCGAACACCAGTGAGACCACGGTGACCCGGTTCTGCAAGGCCATCGGCGTCGGCGGCTACCCGCAGCTGCGCATCGCGCTGGCCGCGGACACCGCGCGGTCCGAGGCCCACTCCAGCCGCAACCTCGGCGGCGAGATCGGCCCGGACGACGACCTGGCCGCGGTGATCGGCAAGGTCAGCTTCGCCGACGCCCGCGCGGTCGAGGAGACCGCCGACCAGCTCGACGTGGCCGCCCTGCAGCGGGTCATCGAGCTCATCGCCGGCGCGGGCCGGGTGGACGTCTACGGCGTGGGCGCCAGCGCCTTCGTCGCCGCCGACCTGCAGCAGAAGCTGCACCGCATCGGCCGGGTCAGCTTCGCCTGGTCCGACACGCACATCATGCTGACCTCGGCCGCCGTGCTGAAGCCCGGCGACGTCGCGGTCGGCATCTCGCACACCGGGGCCACCACCGACACCGTGGAAGCCCTGCGCGTGGCCCGTGAGCACGGCGCCATCACCGTCGCGCTGACCAACTTCCCCCGCTCCCCGATCACCGAGGTGGCCGACCACGTGCTCACCACCGCGGCCAGGGAGACCACCTTCCGCTCGGGGGCCACGGCCAGCCGGATCGCGCAGCTCACCGTCATCGACTGCATGTTCATCGGCGTGGCGCAGCGGCACATGGACGCCGCCGTGTCCGCGCTGGACGCCACCCGTGACGCCGTCGGCCACCACCGGCTCGGCGTCCGGCCGGACGGCCGTCGCCGGCCAAGGGAGACCGGGAAATGA
- a CDS encoding N-acetylmuramic acid 6-phosphate etherase, translating to MSDVKVKDTVRPLVGLRRQVVQVDSPTEQRNPRTMDIDLMSTVGILGALNAEDKLVPDAVNAVLPQIARAVDFAVEALRGGHRVHYVGAGTSGRLATLDAAELVPTFNVPADWFVAHHAGGPRALRQAVENAEDDDTAGAAELRESVEPGDFVLGLTASGRTPYVLGALAAASEAGCRTALVSGNPRSQNVPGVDVLIAVDTGPEAIAGSTRMKAGSAQKIILTAFSTATMIKLGRTYSNLMVSMRATNAKLRGRNVRILREATGMSEQDCSEALAESGDDLKVALVHLLSGVDTTTAGKALEANQGHVRNALASLHMRAS from the coding sequence ATGAGTGATGTGAAGGTGAAGGACACAGTTCGGCCCCTCGTCGGCCTGCGCCGCCAGGTAGTCCAGGTGGACTCCCCGACGGAACAGCGGAACCCGCGCACCATGGACATCGACCTGATGTCCACCGTGGGCATCCTCGGCGCGCTCAACGCCGAGGACAAGCTGGTCCCGGACGCGGTCAACGCGGTGCTGCCGCAGATCGCCCGCGCGGTGGACTTCGCGGTGGAGGCCCTCCGGGGCGGGCACCGCGTGCACTACGTCGGTGCCGGCACCTCCGGCAGACTCGCCACCCTCGACGCGGCCGAACTCGTCCCGACCTTCAACGTGCCCGCCGACTGGTTCGTCGCGCACCACGCCGGTGGGCCCCGCGCCCTCCGGCAGGCCGTGGAGAACGCGGAGGACGACGACACCGCCGGTGCCGCCGAACTCCGCGAATCGGTGGAGCCGGGCGACTTCGTGCTCGGCCTCACCGCCTCCGGGCGCACCCCGTACGTGCTCGGCGCGCTCGCGGCCGCTTCCGAGGCCGGCTGCCGGACCGCGCTGGTCTCCGGCAACCCGCGTTCGCAGAACGTGCCGGGCGTGGACGTGCTGATCGCGGTCGACACCGGTCCGGAAGCCATCGCCGGGTCCACCCGGATGAAGGCGGGCAGCGCGCAGAAGATCATCCTGACCGCGTTCTCCACCGCCACGATGATCAAGCTCGGCCGGACCTACTCCAACCTGATGGTCAGCATGCGGGCGACCAACGCGAAGCTGCGCGGCCGCAACGTGCGCATCCTGCGCGAGGCCACCGGGATGAGCGAGCAGGACTGCTCCGAAGCGCTGGCCGAGTCCGGTGACGACCTCAAGGTCGCGCTGGTGCACCTGCTGTCCGGAGTGGACACCACCACGGCGGGCAAGGCACTGGAAGCCAACCAGGGGCACGTGCGCAACGCCTTGGCGTCGCTGCACATGCGCGCCAGCTGA
- a CDS encoding oxidoreductase, whose translation MTDPLAPLLDLEGVAAAVKSAQDAVFAVHRHPANLRAGAATAAEASVRAARASAGIDGGDPDIPAEGSVSDPVLAGSLRVAEAVESLLPVWRRAPLQALAKLHVLAAADLTADADSLGRPRQGTAERLELLGQLVTGATSVPGPVLTAVVHGELLTLRPFGTADGVLARAAARLSMVATGLDPKALTVPEVACFRHVRKYTAAAEAFASGEPDGVREWLLFCCQSYETGAREATGIADSAG comes from the coding sequence ATGACCGATCCGCTCGCCCCGCTGCTGGACCTCGAGGGCGTCGCCGCCGCGGTGAAGTCCGCGCAGGACGCCGTGTTCGCCGTGCACCGCCACCCGGCGAACCTGCGTGCCGGTGCCGCGACCGCCGCCGAGGCCTCGGTCCGCGCCGCCCGCGCGTCGGCCGGGATCGACGGTGGTGACCCGGACATCCCGGCGGAGGGCTCGGTCAGCGACCCGGTGCTCGCGGGCTCGCTGCGCGTGGCCGAAGCCGTGGAGTCGCTGCTGCCGGTGTGGCGCCGGGCGCCGCTGCAGGCGCTGGCCAAGCTGCACGTGCTCGCCGCCGCGGACCTGACCGCCGACGCCGACTCGCTCGGCAGGCCCCGCCAGGGCACCGCCGAGCGCCTCGAACTGCTCGGGCAGCTGGTCACCGGCGCGACCTCGGTGCCGGGACCCGTGCTCACCGCGGTGGTGCACGGCGAACTGCTCACGCTGCGGCCGTTCGGCACCGCGGACGGGGTGCTCGCCCGTGCCGCCGCGCGGCTTTCGATGGTCGCCACCGGACTCGATCCGAAGGCGCTCACCGTGCCCGAGGTCGCCTGCTTCCGGCACGTGCGGAAGTACACCGCGGCCGCCGAGGCGTTCGCCTCGGGCGAGCCGGACGGTGTGCGCGAGTGGTTGCTGTTCTGCTGCCAGAGCTACGAAACCGGCGCGCGCGAGGCGACCGGTATCGCGGACTCGGCAGGTTGA
- a CDS encoding phosphoribosyltransferase gives MAEREELTWELFGEASRALAEEVAGSGYDPDLILSIARGGLFVAGALGYALDVKNLHVMNVEFYTGVDQRLDLPVMLPPVPNVVDLTQKKVLIADDVADTGATLKLVRDFCVDHVAEVRCAVVYEKPHSEISSDYVWRRTDKWINFPWSSQPPVVKRDAQVLDA, from the coding sequence GTGGCAGAACGCGAAGAGCTGACCTGGGAACTGTTCGGTGAGGCGAGCCGGGCGCTGGCCGAGGAGGTCGCGGGCAGCGGGTACGACCCCGACCTGATCCTCTCCATCGCGCGCGGCGGGCTCTTCGTCGCGGGCGCGCTCGGGTACGCGCTGGACGTGAAGAACCTGCACGTGATGAACGTGGAGTTCTACACCGGGGTCGACCAGCGCCTGGACCTGCCGGTCATGCTGCCGCCGGTGCCGAACGTGGTCGACCTGACGCAGAAGAAGGTGCTCATCGCCGACGACGTGGCCGACACCGGCGCCACGCTCAAGCTGGTCCGCGACTTCTGCGTCGACCACGTGGCCGAGGTGCGCTGCGCGGTGGTCTACGAGAAGCCGCACTCGGAGATCAGCAGCGACTACGTCTGGCGCCGGACGGACAAGTGGATCAACTTCCCGTGGTCCTCGCAGCCGCCGGTGGTCAAGCGGGACGCGCAGGTGCTGGACGCATGA
- a CDS encoding GNAT family N-acetyltransferase, giving the protein MNEWTRRPTLVGKHVRLEPLTTDHAAGLREAGSDPVVWTWLSVFRPETGAEAEAMVADILADPDRVAFAQVDVRTGAVAGTTSYYGIVPKHRILSIGHTWIGRPWQRTAVNTEAKFLLLQHAFDEIEANRVSWETDIRNEQSQRAIERLGAVKEGVLRGHRVRKDGSIRDTVLYSVTKPEWPFVRDRLAARLG; this is encoded by the coding sequence ATCAACGAATGGACCCGGCGGCCGACGCTCGTCGGCAAGCACGTGCGCCTCGAACCCCTCACCACCGACCACGCCGCCGGGCTGCGCGAGGCCGGGTCCGACCCAGTGGTCTGGACCTGGCTGAGCGTGTTCCGGCCGGAGACGGGCGCCGAAGCCGAAGCGATGGTCGCCGACATCCTCGCCGACCCGGACCGCGTCGCCTTCGCGCAGGTCGACGTGCGGACCGGTGCGGTCGCCGGCACCACCTCCTACTACGGGATCGTGCCGAAGCACCGGATCCTGAGCATCGGCCACACCTGGATCGGCCGGCCGTGGCAGCGCACCGCGGTGAACACCGAAGCCAAGTTCCTGTTGCTGCAGCACGCTTTCGACGAGATCGAGGCGAACAGGGTGTCGTGGGAGACCGACATCCGCAACGAGCAGTCGCAGCGCGCGATCGAGCGGCTCGGCGCGGTCAAGGAGGGTGTGCTGCGCGGGCACCGCGTCCGCAAGGACGGCTCGATCCGGGACACCGTGCTGTACTCCGTCACCAAACCGGAATGGCCGTTCGTGCGCGACCGGTTGGCCGCTCGTCTGGGCTGA
- the acs gene encoding acetate--CoA ligase: protein MTEQSPALDNLLNESRTFPPSDEFAARANATADLYAEADADREAFWAKQAERLHWETKWTQVLDWSDAPFAKWFAGGKLNVAYNCVDRHVDDGHGDQVAIHWVGEPGDTRDLTYADLKREVSKAANALASLGLVAGDRVAIQLQMVPEAIVAMLACARLGLTHSVVFGGFSPTALRSRVDDAQARVVITSDGQFRRGKAAPMKANVDEALEGAESVEKVIVVRRTETEVPWTEGRDLWWHELVDSQSEEHTPEAFDAEHPLYILYTSGTTGKPKGILHTSGGYLTQAAYTHHTVFDHKPGEDVYWCTADIGWVTGHTYIVYGPLANRVTQVVYEGTPNTPHEGRHWEIIQQYKVSIYYTAPTLIRTFMKWGKEIPEKYDLSSLRVLGSVGEPINPEAWIWYRENIGAGKAPIVDTWWQTETGSIMISPLPGVTAAKPGSAQRALPGISAKVVDDQATEVGRGGGGYLVLDQPWPSMLRGIWGDNDRYRETYWSRFADQGFYFAGDGAKYDDDGDIWLLGRVDDVMNVSGHRISTTEVESALVSHPTVAEAAVVGATDPTTGQGIVAFVILRGNVAQDEAKGEEAITALRNHVAKEIGPIAKPRQIMVVPELPKTRSGKIMRRLLRDVAENRQVGDVTTLADSSVMDLISSGLNSGKSDE from the coding sequence ATGACCGAGCAGTCGCCGGCGCTCGACAATCTGCTCAACGAGAGCCGGACCTTCCCGCCCAGCGACGAATTCGCCGCCCGGGCCAACGCGACCGCGGACCTCTACGCCGAAGCCGACGCCGATCGCGAGGCGTTTTGGGCCAAGCAGGCCGAACGGCTGCACTGGGAAACCAAGTGGACGCAGGTGCTCGACTGGTCCGACGCGCCGTTCGCCAAGTGGTTCGCCGGCGGCAAGCTGAACGTCGCCTACAACTGCGTGGACCGGCACGTCGACGACGGCCACGGCGACCAGGTCGCCATCCACTGGGTCGGCGAACCGGGTGACACCAGGGACCTGACCTACGCCGACCTCAAGCGCGAGGTTTCCAAGGCCGCCAACGCTCTGGCTTCCCTGGGCCTGGTCGCGGGCGACCGCGTGGCGATCCAGCTGCAGATGGTGCCCGAGGCGATCGTCGCGATGCTCGCCTGCGCGCGCCTCGGCCTCACGCACAGCGTGGTGTTCGGCGGCTTCTCCCCCACCGCGCTGCGGTCCCGCGTGGACGACGCCCAGGCGCGGGTGGTCATCACCTCCGACGGGCAGTTCCGCCGCGGCAAGGCCGCCCCGATGAAGGCCAACGTCGACGAGGCGCTCGAGGGCGCGGAGTCGGTGGAGAAGGTCATCGTGGTGCGCCGCACCGAAACCGAGGTGCCGTGGACCGAGGGCCGCGACCTGTGGTGGCACGAGCTGGTCGACTCGCAGTCCGAGGAGCACACCCCGGAGGCTTTCGACGCCGAGCACCCGCTCTACATCCTCTACACCTCCGGCACCACCGGGAAGCCGAAGGGCATCCTGCACACCTCCGGCGGTTACCTGACCCAGGCCGCGTACACGCACCACACCGTGTTCGACCACAAGCCGGGCGAGGACGTCTACTGGTGCACCGCCGACATCGGCTGGGTCACCGGGCACACCTACATCGTCTACGGCCCGCTGGCGAACCGCGTCACGCAGGTGGTCTACGAGGGCACGCCGAACACCCCGCACGAGGGCAGGCACTGGGAGATCATCCAGCAGTACAAGGTCTCCATCTACTACACCGCGCCCACGCTGATCCGCACGTTCATGAAGTGGGGCAAGGAGATCCCGGAGAAGTACGACCTGTCCTCGCTGCGCGTGCTGGGCAGCGTCGGTGAGCCGATCAACCCCGAGGCGTGGATCTGGTACCGCGAGAACATCGGCGCGGGCAAGGCGCCGATCGTGGACACCTGGTGGCAGACCGAGACCGGCTCGATCATGATCTCGCCGCTGCCGGGCGTCACCGCGGCCAAGCCGGGTTCGGCGCAGCGCGCGCTGCCGGGCATCTCCGCGAAGGTGGTCGACGACCAGGCCACCGAGGTCGGCCGCGGTGGTGGTGGCTACCTGGTGCTCGACCAGCCGTGGCCGTCGATGCTGCGCGGCATCTGGGGCGACAACGACCGCTACCGCGAGACCTACTGGTCGCGGTTCGCCGACCAGGGCTTCTACTTCGCCGGTGACGGCGCGAAGTACGACGACGACGGCGACATCTGGCTGCTCGGCCGGGTGGACGACGTGATGAACGTGTCCGGGCACCGGATCTCCACCACCGAGGTCGAGTCGGCGCTGGTGTCGCACCCGACGGTGGCCGAGGCGGCCGTGGTCGGCGCGACCGACCCGACCACCGGGCAGGGCATCGTCGCCTTTGTCATCCTGCGCGGCAACGTGGCGCAGGACGAGGCCAAGGGCGAGGAGGCGATCACCGCGCTGCGCAACCACGTGGCGAAGGAGATCGGCCCGATCGCGAAGCCGCGCCAGATCATGGTCGTGCCGGAGCTGCCGAAGACCCGCTCGGGCAAGATCATGCGCCGCCTGCTGCGCGACGTGGCCGAGAACCGCCAGGTCGGCGACGTCACCACGCTGGCCGACTCGTCGGTGATGGACCTGATCTCGTCCGGCCTGAACTCCGGCAAGTCCGACGAATGA
- a CDS encoding nitroreductase family deazaflavin-dependent oxidoreductase, producing MNKVALPRGLRTVNRVVKALLGTGIRIGDIHVLTVVGRKSGQPRSTPVTPYEVDGERYLLGGYPGADWVHNARAAGEGTLAHGRRKKRVRLVEVPVAERGPMLRAFPEKVPNGVGMMVKAGAVTEGSPEEFAANADRFTVFRVVGA from the coding sequence ATGAACAAGGTGGCACTACCGCGTGGGTTGCGCACGGTCAACCGCGTGGTCAAAGCGTTGCTGGGCACCGGCATCCGAATCGGCGACATCCACGTGCTGACCGTGGTGGGGCGCAAGAGCGGGCAGCCGCGGAGCACGCCGGTCACACCGTACGAAGTGGACGGTGAGCGGTATCTGCTCGGCGGTTATCCCGGCGCGGACTGGGTGCACAACGCACGGGCGGCCGGCGAAGGCACGCTCGCGCACGGCCGTCGCAAGAAGCGGGTGCGACTGGTCGAGGTGCCGGTGGCGGAGCGGGGGCCGATGCTGCGGGCGTTCCCGGAAAAGGTGCCCAACGGCGTGGGCATGATGGTGAAAGCGGGCGCCGTCACCGAGGGCAGCCCCGAGGAGTTCGCGGCGAACGCCGACCGCTTCACGGTGTTCCGGGTCGTGGGCGCGTAA
- a CDS encoding PadR family transcriptional regulator, translated as MRARRTPLNLAVLSLLNEQPRHPYELQSLIKERHIADVVRMRGGSLYDAIARLVTLGFIEVSGTTRDGARPERTVYAITDEGRTELFASLREYVGERAEEYPVFSAGLAHIGQLSRAEAEELLRRRESSLAELTETWANGLRDALASGLPRAVLLEVEYAQAMRRAELAWLRKVLEDMPEMDWTGGCA; from the coding sequence GTGCGTGCCCGCCGCACCCCGCTGAACCTCGCCGTGCTGAGCCTGCTCAACGAGCAGCCGAGGCATCCGTACGAGTTGCAGTCCCTGATCAAGGAGCGGCACATCGCCGACGTGGTCCGGATGCGCGGGGGCTCGCTCTACGACGCCATCGCGCGGCTGGTGACGCTCGGCTTCATCGAGGTGTCCGGCACCACGCGCGACGGCGCACGGCCGGAACGCACGGTGTACGCGATCACCGACGAGGGGCGTACCGAGTTGTTCGCGTCGCTGCGCGAGTACGTCGGGGAGCGGGCGGAAGAGTACCCGGTGTTTTCCGCCGGATTGGCGCACATCGGCCAGCTCTCCCGTGCCGAGGCGGAGGAACTGTTGCGGCGACGGGAAAGCTCACTCGCCGAGCTGACCGAGACGTGGGCGAACGGGCTGCGTGACGCGCTGGCGTCCGGGCTGCCCAGGGCGGTGCTGCTGGAAGTGGAGTACGCGCAGGCGATGCGCCGCGCGGAGTTGGCCTGGTTGAGGAAAGTTCTCGAGGATATGCCCGAAATGGACTGGACTGGGGGTTGTGCATGA
- a CDS encoding DUF6319 family protein: protein MTVDSLTEPEAPAAEPVSENGQAEAPQATEDAKPKRGRPKGPTTAKKTRTVELTLTVTGTADGEWQAELKHGSKWIARGIEIPAAAVSRAAKELHEELSGPIDEVINAAREQQAQKVAQLEAELEEAKKALAELEQ, encoded by the coding sequence ATGACCGTGGATTCCTTGACAGAACCCGAGGCGCCGGCCGCGGAGCCGGTCTCCGAGAACGGCCAGGCGGAGGCTCCCCAGGCAACCGAGGACGCCAAGCCCAAGCGCGGTCGCCCGAAGGGCCCGACGACCGCGAAGAAGACCCGGACGGTCGAGCTGACGCTGACCGTCACCGGCACCGCCGACGGCGAATGGCAGGCTGAGCTGAAGCACGGCAGCAAGTGGATCGCCCGGGGCATCGAGATCCCGGCCGCGGCCGTGTCCCGTGCGGCCAAGGAGCTGCACGAAGAGCTTTCCGGCCCGATCGACGAGGTCATCAACGCCGCCCGCGAGCAGCAGGCGCAGAAGGTGGCCCAGCTCGAGGCCGAGCTCGAAGAGGCCAAGAAGGCCCTCGCGGAACTCGAGCAGTAG
- a CDS encoding cupin domain-containing protein: MSDWRILSTVEGQPLLGGTGTFRTRETVDSGLLYEIRYPAGVGSPEHRHDHDSTIYLLSGELRGTIDGREVRLAPGETVVHPRDVPHTVEAVVDSHWLEFKSPLPWRTPLST, from the coding sequence ATGAGCGACTGGCGTATTTTGTCCACTGTGGAGGGTCAGCCGCTGCTCGGTGGCACCGGCACCTTCCGCACCAGGGAAACCGTGGATTCCGGGCTGCTGTACGAAATCCGCTATCCGGCGGGCGTCGGTTCGCCGGAGCACCGGCACGACCACGACAGCACCATCTACCTGCTTTCCGGTGAGCTTCGCGGCACGATCGACGGCCGCGAGGTCCGGCTCGCCCCCGGGGAGACGGTGGTGCACCCGCGCGACGTGCCGCACACCGTCGAGGCGGTGGTGGACAGCCACTGGCTGGAGTTCAAGTCACCACTGCCGTGGCGGACGCCGTTGAGCACCTGA